The following coding sequences are from one Nicotiana tomentosiformis chromosome 3, ASM39032v3, whole genome shotgun sequence window:
- the LOC104109545 gene encoding probable xyloglucan galactosyltransferase GT11 — MLHRRQIIIRSRNLGKKMENSLATRSRHKFWFVFFVLFVSWYLLLYGIDWSSLPGIVTTSRYEASSIESFRPTFIPPPTPLLENNVSSNFNSSSTNNATTDATKSETRSGEESVDENDNVVPDLEALEKELEPLLRKNEPKDEKVEKNATQEDKKGGKSCEGRYIYVAEIPSRFNEDMLKHCKLLNKWEDMCQYLVNMGLGPDLGNPQRVFSSKGWFTTNQFSLEVLFHNRMKQYDCLTNDSSKAAAVFVPYYAGFDVSRYLWDDFNISMRDAGAIEVAKILKEKPEWKTMWGRDHFMIAGRITWDFRRGIEEDSAWGNKLMLLPESQNMTILTIESSPWNRNDFAIPYPTYFHPSSDNDVFQWQNRMRRLRRRVLFSFAGAPRPNLEESIRSEIMEQCLATRRKCRLLECKDLHNKCNKPVHVMKLFQSSHFCLQPSGDSFTRRSTFDSILAGCIPVFFTPGSAYIQYIWHLPKDYTKYSVLIPEDDVRKKKVSIENVLSKIPRSQVAAMREEVIKLIPNVVYADPRSRLETVEDAFDLAVKGVLERVDVMRKEMRQGKNYSMVFDEEYSWKYYTFGTLENHEWDHYFLRTSKEKY, encoded by the coding sequence ATGCTCCATAGAAGACAGATAATAATTAGATCAAGAAACCTTGGAAAAAAGATGGAAAACTCCCTTGCCACAAGGTCTCGCCATAAATTTTGGTTtgttttctttgttttatttGTTTCTTGGTACTTATTGCTTTATGGAATTGATTGGTCTTCTCTACCTGGAATTGTAACAACGTCACGATACGAAGCGAGTTCAATTGAATCCTTTCGTCCAACTTTTATTCCTCCTCCAACTCCCCTTCTTGAAAATAACGTTAGCTCAAATTTCAATTCTTCAAGTACTAATAATGCCACCACTGATGCTACAAAGAGCGAGACGCGATCCGGGGAAGAATCGGTTGATGAAAATGACAATGTGGTACCTGATTTGGAGGCGCTTGAGAAAGAATTGGAACCTTTGTTAAGAAAAAATGAACCCAAAGATGAAAAGGTTGAGAAAAATGCAACTCAAGAAGATAAAAAGGGAGGAAAATCATGTGAAGGACGATATATATATGTTGCAGAAATACCAAGTAGGTTCAATGAAGACATGCTGAAGCACTGTAAATTGTTAAACAAATGGGAAGATATGTGCCAATATTTGGTTAACATGGGACTTGGTCCTGATCTTGGAAACCCGCAGAGAGTTTTCTCAAGCAAAGGTTGGTTTACGACGAATCAATTCTCGTTAGAAGTGTTGTTTCATAACAGAATGAAGCAATATGATTGTTTAACGAATGATTCTTCGAAAGCTGCAGCAGTTTTTGTGCCATATTATGCAGGTTTTGATGTTTCAAGGTATTTATGGGATGATTTTAATATATCAATGAGGGATGCAGGTGCAATTGAAGTTGCAAAAATTCTTAAGGAAAAACCCGAATGGAAAACTATGTGGGGTAGAGATCATTTCATGATTGCAGGTAGAATTACTTGGGATTTTAGGAGAGGTATTGAGGAGGATTCTGCTTGGGGTAACAAGTTAATGTTGTTGCCTGAATCACAAAACATGACAATATTGACAATCGAATCGAGTCCTTGGAACAGGAATGATTTCGCGATCCCATATCCGACATACTTTCATCCTTCAAGTGACAATGATGTGTTCCAGTGGCAAAACAGGATGAGGAGGCTGAGGAGGAGGGTGTTGTTCTCGTTCGCGGGGGCCCCACGTCCAAATTTGGAGGAATCAATCAGAAGCGAGATAATGGAACAGTGTTTAGCAACTAGGCGAAAATGCAGGCTGTTGGAATGCAAAGACTTGCACAACAAATGCAATAAACCAGTTCATGTTATGAAGCTGTTTCAAAGTTCTCATTTTTGCTTACAACCCTCTGGTGATTCATTTACTAGAAGGTCTACTTTTGACTCCATTTTGGCTGGTTGTATACCGGTGTTTTTTACTCCAGGTTCTGCTTATATTCAATATATATGGCATTTACCAAAGGATTACACTAAATACTCAGTGCTTATTCCAGAGGATGATGTAAGGAAAAAGAAAGTAAGCATTGAAAATGTACTATCTAAAATACCAAGATCACAAGTAGCAGCAATGAGAGAGGAAGTGATAAAGCTAATACCAAATGTGGTATATGCAGATCCAAGATCAAGATTGGAGACTGTTGAAGATGCATTTGATTTAGCAGTGAAAGGGGTTCTTGAAAGAGTGGATGtaatgagaaaagaaatgagaCAAGGCAAGAATTATAGTATGGTATTTGATGAAGAATATAGTTGGAAGTATTATACTTTTGGAACTTTAGAAAACCATGAGTGGGATCATTACTTTTTGAGAACCAGTAAAGAGAAGTACTAA
- the LOC104109546 gene encoding vesicle transport v-SNARE 13-like, translating to MSQVFEGYERQYCELSANLTKKCSSASILDGEQKKQKVSEIKAGLDDAEALIRKMDLEARSLPPNVKATLLAKLREYKSDLNNLKTEVKRITSANANQAARDELLESGMADAMMVSADQRQRLMMSTERLNHSSDRIRDSRKTMLETEELGVSILQDLHQQRQSLLHAHDTLHGVDDNISRSKKILTTMSRRMSRNKWIIGSIIAVLVLAILLVLYFKLAH from the exons ATGAGTCAGGTGTTCGAAGGATATGAAAGGCAGTACTGTGAGCTTTCTGCTAATTTAACGAAGAAATGCAGCTCAGCTAGTATCCTTGATGGAG agcaaaagaaacaaaaagtgTCTGAAATAAAAGCTGGCCTAGATGATGCTGAAGCATTG ATTCGCAAGATGGACCTAGAAGCTAGGAGTTTACCTCCAAATGTTAAGGCCACACTTCTTGCCAAGTTAAGAGAATATAAAAGTGATCTGAACAACTTAAAAACTGAAGTGAAAAGAATCACATCAGCAAATGCAAACCAAGCTGCAAGGGACGAGTTGTTGGAATCGGGGATGGCGGATGCTATGATG GTGTCTGCTGATCAAAGGCAAAGGTTGATGATGTCAACAGAGAGATTGAATCATTCGAGTGATAGGATCAGGGATAGTCGAAAAACAATGCTAGAAACCGAGGAGCTAGGGGTCTCAATTCTTCAAGATTTGCATCAACAACGTCAGTCTCTCCTGCATGCACATGACACG CTTCATGGAGTGGATGATAATATTAGCAGGAGCAAGAAGATACTGACTACAATGTCAAGAAGGATGAGCAGGAATAAATGGATCATCGGTTCTATCATTGCTGTCTTGGTCCTGGCTATCCTGTTAGTTCTTTACTTCAAGCTGGCCCATTAG
- the LOC138908469 gene encoding uncharacterized protein, giving the protein MVRVATSEEEQLKLERIKKYHPPTFSGLASENAHGFLEEGHRILHTMGIVKTSGVAFTTFQLKGVANHDLSTHAPALFATVRERVRRFIERLNQSIRFSMARELESDTPYQQVVEIARRGYVSRSVHEALPASNGASIVSRPQVAHFAQPFSSAPPARDAFSDQSNRPCPSQSQPPRPPRAYFECGDARHMVRDCPRLIRGAPSQTTQAPRIQPGPQTSQAMIVAPVAAPPAQPARGRGRAGIGLPRGEGQTRYYALPSRTEVVASDSVITCIVPVCHRKASVLFDPGSTYSYVSSYFAPYLGISRDSLSSLVYVSTHMEDFIVVDCVYQSCLVVLGGFETRVNLFSMVNFDVILSMDWLSPYHAILDCHAKTVTLAMPGLLRLEWMGALDYVSRRVISFLKAHRMVEKGCNAYLAFVRDVNADTPTVESVSRRWLELLKDYDITILYHPGKANMVANALSRKVESLGCLAYLPVTERPLALEVQALAN; this is encoded by the exons ATGGTTAGGGTGgcaacatctgaggaggagcagctcaagctcgagaggatcaagaagtaccaccctcctactttcagtggtttggcttccgagaatgcacatggttttcttgaggagggccatcgtattctccacaccatgggcATTGTGAAGACAAGTGGGGTTGcctttactacgttccagctgaAGGGAGTGGCAAATCA TGATTTGTCTACGCATGCACCGGCCTTGTTTGCCACAGTCAGGGAGCGAGTTCGTCGATTCATCGAGAGGCTAAACCAGAGTATTAGGTTCAgcatggctagggagttggagtcAGACACTCCGTATCAGCAGGTAGTTGAGATTGCACGGAG gggctatgtgagccgCTCAGTTCATgaagcacttccagcttctaatGGTGCTTCGATTGTATCGAGGCcccaggttgcacactttgcacAACcattttctagtgcacctcctgcacgggatGCCTTCAGCGATCAGTCCAACCGACCatgcccgagccagtcccagccgccacgcccaccgagagcttattttgagtgtggtgatgcCCGCCACATGGTCAGAGACTGCCCTAGACTCATTAGGGGTGCACCTTcccagactactcaggctccacggattCAGCCTGGTCCgcagacttctcaggccatgattgttgccccagttgccgctccacccgctcagccagctagaggtagaggtcgggcaggtataggtctccctagaggggaaggtcagaccagatattatgctcttccttctAGGACGGAGGTGGTTGCATCCGACtcagttatcacatgtattgtcccGGTTTGTCATAGAAaagcatcagtcttatttgatccaggatccacttattcctatgtatcatcttactttgctccatatttgggtatatcccgtgattctttgagttctcttgtcTATGTGTCCACGCATATGGaagatttcattgttgttgactgtgtgtatcagtcgtgtttagttgttcttggtggttttgagaccagagttaaTCTATTTAGTATGGtaaactttgatgttatcttgagcatggattggttgtcaccctatcatgctattcttgattgtcacgccaagactgtgacgctggctatgccaggtttactacGGTTAGAGTGGATGGGTGCATTAGATTATGTTTCTAGGAGGGTtatatcatttctaaaggctcatcggatggttgagaaggggtgtaatgcttatctagcctttgtaCGGGATGTCAATGCTGAcactcctactgttgagtcagtttcg cggaggtggttagagttacttaaggactatgatatcaccattctatatcatcccgggaaggcaaaTATGGTGGCtaatgccttgagtcgaaaggtggAGAGCTTGGGctgtttagcatatctaccagtaacagagaggccattagcattggaggttcaggccttagccaactag
- the LOC104109547 gene encoding two-component response regulator-like APRR1: MEKSEIVKSGEGFIDRSKVRILLCDKDAKSSQEVFTLLCKCSYQVTSVRSPRQVIDALNAEGPDIDIILSEVDLPMSKGYKMLKYIMRDKELRRIPVIMMSSEDEVSIVVKCLKFGAADYLVKPLRTNELLNLWTHMWRRRQMLGLAEKNILSYDFDLVVSDPSDPNSTTIFSDDTDDRSRKSVNLEACPSIQQEDEINASTTAAPIETAVVFPSECQSDVPGTNERQTGQISLFRKKSELKIGGSSAFFTYVKSGVLKTNDQGTTYTHENVPQLRIEEKTNAVDGHLEIETQMQVNGDAVENNSQGDDYPSSNSFPESYSMERSCTPPLSLELTQQRNSKMEEFSQVYMHPRNEAQRDAVSFHAQTAYSYFVSGAMNQVMMPSPHIYPKNLQDLHNHANSAVLPQYNHMSPCPPHMHGMASFPYYPMGLCLQPGQMATPHQWPTIGNSPLAEGKGSKVDRRKAALMKFRQKRKERCFDKKIRYVNRKKLAERRPRVRGQFVRKVNGVNVDLNGHPASADYDDEEEEEDEEEQTGNFDSPEDDPSMCL; encoded by the exons ATGGAGAAGAGTGAGATTGTTAAGAGTGGGGAAGGGTTTATTGATAGGAGTAAAGTGCGGATTTTACTGTGTGATAAGGATGCCAAAAGCTCTCAGGAGGTTTTTACGCTCTTGTGCAAATGCTCTTATCAAG TGACTTCGGTGAGGTCACCCAGGCAGGTGATTGATGCACTGAATGCTGAAGGACCTGATATTGATATCATCCTTTCTGAAGTTGACCTTCCTATGTCTAAAGGATATAAGATGTTGAAATACATCATGAGGGATAAAGAGCTGAGGCGCATTCCGGTGATCA TGATGTCATCGGAAGATGAAGTCTCTATTGTTGTCAAGTGCCTCAAATTTGGAGCAGCTGACTACCTTGTAAAGCCTCTCCGCACTAATGAGCTGTTGAACTTGTGGACTCACATGTGGAGAAGAAGGCAAATG CTTGGACTAGCAGAGAAGAACATCTTAAGTTATGACtttgatttggttgtatcagaCCCCAGCGATCCTAATAGCACTACTATTTTCTCTGATGATACCGATGATAGGTCCCGGAAGAGTGTCAATCTGGAAGCATGTCCCTCTATTCAGCAAGAAGACGAG ATTAATGCTTCCACCACTGCTGCTCCTATAGAGACTGCCGTTGTGTTTCCATCCGAGTGTCAGTCTGACGTGCCAGGAACTAATGAACGGCAGACAG GACAAATTTCCTTATTTCGTAAGAAGAGTGAACTGAAGATAGGTGGGTCCTCGGCCTTCTTTACCTATGTCAAATCAGGCGTGCTTAAAACCAATGACCAAGGAACAACCTATACCCATGAAAATGTGCCTCAGTTGAGGATTGAAGAGAAGACTAATGCAGTCGATGGGCATCTAGAGATTGAAACTCAAATGCAAGTAAATGGAGATGCAGTTGAAAATAATTCACAAGGCGATGACTATCCAAGTAGTAACAGTTTTCCAGAGTCGTATTCCATGGAAAGGTCCTGTACTCCCCCTTTGTCATTAGAGTTAACACAACAGAGGAACTCAAAGATGGAAGAGTTCTCGCAGGTGTACATGCATCCACGCAATGAAGCTCAGCGTGATGCTGTGAGTTTTCATGCACAAACTGCTTATTCCTATTTTGTTTCTGGAGCAATGAATCAAGTCATGATGCCATCACCACATATTTATCCGAAGAACCTGCAAGATCTCCACAACCATGCTAATTCAGCTGTACTTCCTCAATACAATCATATGTCACCTTGTCCCCCTCATATGCATGGGATGGCATCATTTCCTTACTACCCTATGGGCCTATGCTTACAACCTGGCCAAATGGCAACACCTCATCAATGGCCTACAATTGGAAATTCGCCTTTGGCTGAGGGTAAGGGGAGCAAAGTTGATCGTAGAAAGGCAGCACTTATGAAGTTCAGACAGAAGAGAAAGGAAAGATGTTTTGACAAGAAGATCAGGTATGTTAACAGAAAAAAGCTGGCAGAACGGAGACCTCGTGTGAGGGGACAGTTTGTAAGGAAGGTAAATGGTGTGAATGTGGATCTTAATGGGCATCCTGCTTCAGCAGAttatgatgatgaggaggaggaagaggatgAGGAGGAACAAACAGGAAATTTTGATTCACCTGAGGATGATCCATCGATGTGTCTATGA